One Leptodactylus fuscus isolate aLepFus1 chromosome 11, aLepFus1.hap2, whole genome shotgun sequence genomic window, TCGCACAggtcactgatgacatcactgtgaaCACTGACCTCCACTGCTTGGACCAGCCTTGGTTTGTCTAGAAGTCACCGTTCGTCTCATCATCTGGTGCTGGTGTCTGAGTCGGACCGTACCATGTGTATGCCTCCTCTGTTAGTGATCAAATGGCGCAATCCAGCCtttgtacatgggggggggggggggggggaagagatggggatttGGGGTGCAGTGGGTATTGGTGCCCGGTCCGTTCTCcattcctgtgatgtcatcatttccTGCATTCATCAACCATCCACAGCGATGACCGAGGCGCTAGGACATCACATGATTGCGCAAAACTTGGACTGGCCGGTGTCCCGGGATATGCTGTTCTTATCCCGGACCAGGATGGACTGATTCCCGTACTGGGAGTACCACATGCTCTGACTGCGGCTCAGGTAGGTGCCCGGGGGGGCCGACTCCaatttctgctgctgctgctgccagaTGAGTAGCGAGGTATCACGGAATCTCAGCCTGGCGTATCCCTCAGACATGGCCTTCTCCGCCAGCGGCACGCGCCCCGTGCTCATCGTGGTTCAAAGCTCCTGGCAATATTCTAGAAACTTTGGGCCCTCACCCCAAATATCAGGAAGCTGCAGAATCAACCCCATATTAACACCTGAGACTCCACTAACAGCAGaggaatgggaaaaaaaacccaccagAAGATCTGCGGCAATGTAAGTCACATGACCTGCGAGAAACGGGAAAGTCACAAAGAATAATCCATAATCCAGAGAACAAATTAGCATCGTCTATACCCCCCCCGCGCAATGGCAGAGCCTCATCATCCATAACACCCTCCCCCAAATGCTGGTCTCCAGTCCCTCGGCTTATTGTCGCCCCCTATCCCCGGTCCCTCGGCTTATTGTCGCCCCCTATCCCCGGTCCCTCGGCTTATTGTCGCCCCCTATCCCCGATCCCTCGGCTTATTGTCGCCCCCTATCCCCGGTCTCTCAGCTTATTGTCGTCCCCGATCCCTCGGCTTATTGTCGCCCCCTATCCCCGGTCCCTCGGCTTATTGTCGCCCCCTATCCCCGGTCTCTCAGCTTATTGTCGTCCCCGATCCCTCGGCTTATTGTCGCCCCCTATCCCCGGTCCCTCGGCTTATTGTCGCCCCCTATCCCCGGTCCCTCGGCTTATTGTCACCCCGTATCCCC contains:
- the BRD3OS gene encoding uncharacterized protein BRD3OS, yielding MSTGRVPLAEKAMSEGYARLRFRDTSLLIWQQQQQKLESAPPGTYLSRSQSMWYSQYGNQSILVRDKNSISRDTGQSKFCAIM